In Anticarsia gemmatalis isolate Benzon Research Colony breed Stoneville strain chromosome 4, ilAntGemm2 primary, whole genome shotgun sequence, the DNA window TTTTCAAGGAGTGCCTAAGGGTAGTGCGCTAGGGCCCACAGTCGCATGTTCCATAATTACGGCTCTTCTCGTCTACATCGCCTATTGCCATAAGCAAGTTATTTTACACCGATGCACGTATAATCGATATAATTACTTGTTAAGACATCCGGAGGAAGTACAGCAAATCACCTACTCGAAGATACTtcagaaaatattgaataagcaaataataatatgttttaaggATAAACGGCCGTGTTGGGTGATTTCAGCCGTAATTTCCTTGTAAATATAGACCAGTTAGCACTTAACTTAGAACAGTGTCATGTATTTGTCAGAAGCATGCGTACGTAGATGGGTATTTAAGTTACAAAGTTGTGATTGTGAAGAATATTAGTGTAGGATAGATAGGGATCGTGATTAGCCAAGTTTTACTGTCTTAAGATTGTGTACTTTTCTCCTATTCTTGAAATTCGTATCATATTGTCCAAACGTGTTTTCTGGACTAACATCTTAATGAGACAGATATTTTACGTCACACACAAATATTTCCTTAGAGGTTACCAACGGGAAATGTGTTCAATAGTGCGTTGACTTGATTCTTGTAACCAAATACAATTTCTCGTCGTTTCATGTTTAaacacttaattaaatatttttacccaaTCTGAATCCATATCTTGATTGAAAGGCTCAAGAAGAAGTTCCCTTTCCATCACTGACATTTATGTACCAAAAGCATAAAAATCATAGTTGTAACCAGCATCATTTCTATCTTTGCAGCCTATTCGAGCAGGAGATAATGAGCTATGTGCCGGCGGGCGGGTGCGGTGTGACGCCGACGGCGGCGGCCGGCGCGTGCGCCTCGCCCGCCGCGTCGCCGGCCGCCGCGCGCTCCACGAGGGCGCCCGCGCCGCAACGCAGGGACTTCGAAGCCAAGCTGAGGGCCTTCTACCGCAAGCTCGAGAGCAAGGGATATGGACAAGGACCCGGCAAGTTAAAGTAAGTGACATAATTATTGcttaaaacaacacaaattaaacatttactgTCTTTCTGCGAAGAAATTGTGTCTTGTGACAAGAAGAAGAGTTAAAAAGCTTGCTAAGAACGTCTTCATTAGGTTTGCAATAGAGCAACAATGACAGTTTTCCAAATAGAATATGTAGTTGTACgcaaaaatgtactaaaaaaggTAGCTTTCTTGAACTTTAGTGTAATGGATACTACGATATTACGGAATATAGAGTACGTTACTTTAGATACGAATCTCGCTCCTAGAGTAAGCTAAACATACAAGCGGAGAGCTACATAAAGACAGGTTGCAATTACCTCCTATTTCATCTAATCTGAGTCAGAACACTCATAGCCTACTTGTAACCTGTAATTATGTCCGTATCTTCGTACAATCGTAATTGACTGAAAACACCAGCAATCTGTCCAAGGGTAAAAAACTTATACCACCTGTAATGATAAAAACCCAGACGGCATCAGTTTTACAAGTTAGTCAgtattgtatttgaaataataggTAGCTAGTCAGTTTAGTACAAAAACCGGCTGCTTACGTAGTCACATAGGGGTAAAAATGGTGACAAATATgaagaaattaatttgaaaccaTTTTTCATTCTGCAGAATTTAGACTGGACCCAGAAACAATAAGAATAATAACTTCTGGGCCACTTTCTGGATCTTATGAGCCCACTAAACTATATATTTCGTACCTATAATTGCGGGTTGGTgcttaaaaatattaggtattacagtttttttcaaaaacaagaCCTCTAAGCAACGGTTCTAAAAACGTGGCTCTAAAAGCTTCCAGAAACCCCCACCTAACGTTTTacgtttacaatatttatgtcaAAACCTCAAGTTTCCTCTTTACAATAATACAACTCATGATTAACCATCACTTTACATCTTTCCAGACTCCACATCCGCCGGGAGCACCTCCTCGAGGACGCATTCCGTCGCATCATGTCTTGCGGCAAGAAGGAACTGCAGAAAGGCAAGCTCTGCGTCTTGTGGGACGGCGAAGAAGGCCTGGACTACGGCGGTCCGAGCCGAGAGTTCTTCTTTCTACTGTCGAGGGAACTGTTCAACCCTTATTATGGGCTGTTCGAATACTCTGCCAACGATACGTATACGGTCCACGTGTCGCCCATGTCCGCTTTCGTGGATAACCATCATGAATGGTGAGTAATTgaaaaattttacttattttttgatCTAATTGTTCTTGAAAGaccattaaatatatttgtgttgacacaaatactactattgactatcgataAACGATTAgctagcgcctctagcgggcgccgtgggaactatttttacatgaAATGCCAATTCTCGATACTCctcagtaccgactgtagagaatcgcgttgcAAGAGGATTAGTGTGGTCTTTAGGCTTAGGTAGGTACACTTTTGTTAGTAATAGAGCTAGgttgaaaaaatacattgtaacGCTACATTTCCTTTAGTCTGCATACAACTTGACTAAATTGCAACTCATGATAAAATGATAGCAAAGCTATGATTATTGAGTCATAAATAAATTGCTATTAGTTATAAATAGGcgtttagttttattaactATTGAAATAAACTATAACATTATAAAGGTGTAGgaataaaggaaattaaaaactaagttatttttataatattcaaaagtctattataataattttgagtgtattaaaataactaaataatcaTTGAATTTAATCTACTACCTACCTGGTGTAATATCTCAAAAATATACGCCATTTATTTAACACAATGGACTTATACAATGATAcgattttagttaattttggttttaaatttatataaatattaatatttaatacaatagtCAATTAAAAACATGAGAATTaagaaaaattgtaaaaatacacatttgaatataattgaatttatatgaataaaatatgtttttttgaatGAGGTCGCGTGTGTTTTAAAGCATTCTTAAGTCGTTAGTTCGGCATCATGtagtacaattaatattttatttttatacatattcatTCTAGTATACATTGTCGAAATATACATTTACAAAGAAACGTCTtcaaaagtcagtattttttcCTTTTGGTAAATTTggacaacattttaatttttattgaaataggtacatacttacatagtttacatattaagttaattattttacccCTGCTACCCTTTAATTATATCGTACCAATCGAaccgttattttattatatcgtacCAAATTCCAATAAACACAGCTTTTCAAAgtcgaattattttattaaagaaaattgccACAAAACAGCGTTTACAGTGATCCCAATCCCTTATTCCTAAAGGAAAAATTGAGACCCTATGTGGGAAGGTACTATGTATGTTGATTGGTCTTAGTTAACCTACAtctaatttaatatacatttaatatatttatttacagccaGTCTACAATATAAATTACGTTAATGACACATCTTATTATATTACTCACTCGACACATCAACACATGAGcctaattacataataatacctatCACACACACGGAAGCTTCAAATACAATAATAGctataatttcattgttttgtatgtatgtatgtgcaaaaaaatgtatgtaaacatGTTTCCCCGCCTCATTGCCACTCGCTTTGACGTGTAAATTGATGTAATTTGCAGTTTTACGCTTTGAAGCTGTAGACTTCGGTCTGGATGATTCGTCTCACTTCCTTATAGAATAATAGAATAGAAcaacaatataaatacttattaggAATGGTGGTAATAGATTTGAGTAGGTAAGCTTATATCTGAAAATGGATATCCTGACTgccatttaaacaaaatttatgatCATCAAGgcataaaactaattaataacaCAGAGCTTTGAAAGATTTTAGTCTACACTTGTCTACAGTATGTTACGTAGAGGACTAAGTGCCTGAATGTACTATATTATTGCTCCAGTGGACATTTCACTCACTCTATCATGCTATCAGACGCAGTCAGACGCTGCAGAGTCTACGATCTGGTAGTAAGTACCAGTAAGTTGTGATCAACTAAGTAGATCTTTTACCCGCggtttctattcaatagcgtttactcatataaacataacataataacGGGGGCTAGAAAGCCATATTTCAGTTAGTCCAACGATGCAGGGTGGATCCGATTAAATGGATGAAAGctgaaaatatatataatatataaatataatatataatgtatgcAGTTTTCAATCCAAATTAAAGATTCAGTAAAATATCTGTCTTTATACCAATTGAAAATTCAGGCACTAAACAatgaaatgataattaattttcattcaattcaattcaaactACGTCATAACAATTATtcaacttatttaaatattacttgtaAAAATACATGCGCATTGTACAAGTACCTAAGAATAAAAGCAGCGTCACTATACAGCAATAAATCTAATTGTTAAttgtatttacttatatataaaACACTTTGTATGCTAATTACTGAAAATATCTTAGACTTAATGTTCGTAATTAACATAGTAATATTCACAAttgtaagttaaatattaattattatgaatgcgaaaatTAGTGCGCTGTTTCaaggatttttgttatttagtcagttttgtatgaaatctggtaacaaaacagattttttaatgaaattaataagttcctaaaaaattacaagtttttGGCATTCCATGGATTGCACCAAAAATGACTTATAGTCAGACTTTACGAAAGATTTCATCCTATATTAGTATCACTCGAAAGTGCCTAAATGATTGTTCATTCTGTATTACGTTATTAGAATGTAAAACCTTTAACCTAGACTGCCTAGGTGATACTTATATAAACATTGGTGCTCCTAGAGTGGACTTCTAAGAGTGTCCTAAATCAtgaaatttaacataattagaGACTTTGTTATAATAGTTCATATGGAACCAAAACCATGGATTTTACATGCCGTAGCAAAGCATGGAATTTAGTCATCAACAAAAAGATCAATCCTGCATCGTTTTAAggaaaatttgaatttgaatatgaagtgctttaaaagtttattcaatGTTGAAAGTTACTTTCCTCAAGGACATAAATTCATGGAAAAATACTGagttattaggtacctacactaGACTTATAATGATATCCTTCCATTGTCAATTGTGTGTAGGGTTAATCAAGGTTGTCGCACCGACATTATTGAACCActactatttttgtaatacaataCATGTTGAGTAACCAAgcttatttaagtatgtatttattgaaatatttttatgatttattgaaTCATTTGTTGTTAAGGTATCCTTGTGATAACAAGACAATATTTTAGCACCAAAACTCTTTTTAACTATCAGCttagaaaaattatattaacaatttCAATAGTCCTCATTAGGATTTTACATCACTTTTACAGCCTTTTGCAGTGGCTACTAAGATcttcactttttattttcaaactaccAGTCTTTAAACCTGCAAGTTTGGAATGAAAAAAGAAAAGCCTTGGCGCAATTttcattaaagaaatattacaaaaccaTTCAGcgtttgttttgatttcaatCACAACAAATAGCTCACTAAGCAAATCTGCAAATTTTAAACCGTACAGAAACACATCTCTATTTTTAAGCTATTTACACATGTATTTAGGTCAAATCATACCAAAACAGTACATCTACATTCGTCCTAAAAAGACCACCAGATATCCGTTATTATGACTTATTTATATCTCCTCGCGGCGCCctctatgtttatttatactctGTGTTGTACGGCCGCGCACGGAAACTTTGACGTCTCGCGTTACAAACACCATGTATCATgttacagacaaacagacagaatgttttatgtagtttttgtGTGCGCATCAACAGTGCGGAACTTTTAATACCACCCtgtattatattactttttgtgTGATTAAGCGATGTGTAACGACTACTTTGGATTGATTTgaaagttttgaataaatatttgatctaTAACGACTGTTACTGTTTATTTCTAAAGGAATTTACTTCTTAGGTGTAGGTGAATTACGTTTAAGAATTATTTAGgtcattcatttattttgatgcaCACTAAAATAGCGTGAAGATCTTGGAAGTAAACATGTTTTCCTAAAGAATGTACGTCATAGGATCTTCACACTTTTAAACTTCTTTCAAGCTTTTGAGAATTAAACTCGACCACTTTATTAACTAGAGATCTTTTATGaatttatgttttagttttatttagatattacCAACGGAATTTCATACCTAATAATAGCCATAAACTCTAGAGCGAAGTCTCCTTCCTATCTTAAAGGACTCAATTCCAGCCTCTTCTTTTAGAGCTTTTCTTCACAACGATGGACCAGACAATGACATAATCTATCGATATGTAGTATAAAAAACATGTaaccttttcaaatatttaacattaaatatctcTTCTCCAGGTTTCGTTTCTCCGGGCGCGTGTTAGGCCTGGCGTTGGTGCACGGGTACCTGCTCGAAGCGTGGTTCACGAGAGCCCTGTACCGCGCGCTCCTCCGTCTGCCGCCTGCTTTAGAAGACGTTGACGCGTTAGATGCGCAGTTTGCAGCCTCGCTACGATGGCTACAGGTAATTTATAcatgtttttaatgttattttatataatttgaagtattaattgtgattttattgtgtttttgtacGCTcaagtcaataaaatattgataatttcttagaaaatgtttgtaatagaGATATTTCCGCTACTATTTACTATCAGTATAGAAAAGGGAGTGTCAATGCTATAAATTGGATTTGATGATAAGAAAATGTTTATCATTTTGATAACAtcgcaaaaaatactttaagtcAGTTTAAGCATTACTGGCAGAAAATTTGATACGTTGCCCAAGTAACGCCATCTCGTGACACTATTTAGTACTAATAAGCACATGGTAAAGACGTATTTCAGGGGAAAATGGTGTTTTAAATCATTAATGTGCATATTTTAACATGggagataatatttaaaaaatatgagaagtaaggaataaaaatgtttttaatattaagtgaaaaatatataacgccatctattattaTGAATTGATACTACAGCTGAAATAAATTTCCGTAAAACAACATTAACCAAAAACCAGAAATGTTGAATgaaaatcgatattttttaaactctaaTAACTTTCATACTACAAACACCATAACAGGCATCTTCAGGAACCTTTTAAATAACAGGAACACGCTTACCACAGATGcttaataaaactgttatttaggTACTAATTAAAAAGAATACCCAAACCAACAGTTACTAGAATAAGTACTTACTAACAAGAGATTAAGAAACGCTCCATTACATCCACTTTCACAACCCATCTTCCTATAATTTCAACAGGAATTATCATCAGCACGAACTAAAAATCTCTTTCTGCATTTCAGACGGCACGTTGCGTATCATCCTTAGAACTTACGTTCGCGGTATCAGAGCGTTTAGCAGACGGGAGGGTTTTGGAGCGAGAGTTGAAAGCAGGTGGTCGGGATGTGCCCGTCACAGAGAGGAATAAGAAAGAGTACCTTGAACGAGTCGTGCGCTGGCGCGTCGAACGCGGTGTCGCTGAGCAGACCGAGTGGCTGGTCAGGGGATTCCATGAGGTAATATAGCATTTTACGTCATAAAAACCATTCCTTTCAAGATGCTATTCGTGATTGTAGGTTCAGTAGAAATTGAGCGTTTGACATTCGGGTGTCCTTTGTCTAAACATCTTCCATAAAAAATGTTAGCCCACCACAAGcattttatttacctaatacGAACATTCGGCACAATAGACATTTTaatgataagttattgtttCCCCTagtgtaattattaaagatGAATTAATCAGGTACTATAAAGCTGTAGGTCTCTTGTTTAAAATAGTGCTGACTAATAAGATTGTTGATAAGCATCTTAGCAAAAAATTACAACTAACTTATCTTTACAGTAGTTTTGATAACTGTAAACTCTTGTTAAACTATAATCTTTTGATCTATTTCACAACAATTACCTActtaaattatctatactttTGTCCTGATTCTTTGCGACTAAAATAACATGTACAAAGGAACCGAGGTCAGAGTTGATCTTAACAAGTTTGGTCGCGGCCTTGAGCCGACAcgaacatacataaatacataaaattagcacttattatatcaaatatagTTCTGTTAGACACATAATGTAACAAAACGAATACGTTATGATTATATAATATGATTTTGTGCtgttatttgatgttttttattaacttagttTATCAGTGGAAAATTTTGTCAGTCTTATTTTCATAGGATAGTCACTTAAGTTAGCACTCTAatagatacataaaaattatctttatactatttacatataataatcgtagtaagtaaatattacaaCAAGTAGGCATATCTGAATTCTATCTACTCTTTAAGGAACAAGGCGTGATATTACCCACCAATAGTACTTAATTATCTTCCTAACTTTATACCTAGTTATTTTCAAGTCAAACTTTCAGTGTTTATAAACTATGTGTTCTTCTGTCAGGTGGTAGACCCTCGACTGGTGGCAGCGTTCGACGCGCGAGAACTGGAGCTAGTGATCGCGGGCGCTCCCGAACTGGACGTGGCCGACTGGCGCAACAACACGGAGTACCGCGGCGGCTACCACGACGCACACCCTGTCATTGTGTGGTTCTGGCAGGCCATTGATAGGTATTTACTCTTTTTCTGCTTCATTTTTGAGCCTAATTTGTCAGTTCTTTATTCCAGGAACATTTTTACTCATTCTCTATCTACTTATTGAATATAACGTATGACTGAAAAAAGGCTGTATGTCTAGTCAACAATCAACATAAGTCTATCGCTACAACAAAAGCTCTCCGTAAAGAAACTCATTGTAACTGGGCAATATTTCAGTGAGGCATGTAAATACCTacgtaaaaagtttttattacttaggACTTTACTACCCTACAAATAGTTAC includes these proteins:
- the Hecw gene encoding hecw ubiquitin protein ligase isoform X4, which produces MGVISKTFGVVFSLLFEQEIMSYVPAGGCGVTPTAAAGACASPAASPAAARSTRAPAPQRRDFEAKLRAFYRKLESKGYGQGPGKLKLHIRREHLLEDAFRRIMSCGKKELQKGKLCVLWDGEEGLDYGGPSREFFFLLSRELFNPYYGLFEYSANDTYTVHVSPMSAFVDNHHEWFRFSGRVLGLALVHGYLLEAWFTRALYRALLRLPPALEDVDALDAQFAASLRWLQTARCVSSLELTFAVSERLADGRVLERELKAGGRDVPVTERNKKEYLERVVRWRVERGVAEQTEWLVRGFHEVVDPRLVAAFDARELELVIAGAPELDVADWRNNTEYRGGYHDAHPVIVWFWQAIDRFTNEQRLRLVQFVTGTSSIPYEGFAALRGSTGPRRFCIERWGRVESLPRAHTCFNRLDLPPYPSPGLLHEKLLLAVEETNTFGIE
- the Hecw gene encoding hecw ubiquitin protein ligase isoform X5; protein product: MSYVPAGGCGVTPTAAAGACASPAASPAAARSTRAPAPQRRDFEAKLRAFYRKLESKGYGQGPGKLKLHIRREHLLEDAFRRIMSCGKKELQKGKLCVLWDGEEGLDYGGPSREFFFLLSRELFNPYYGLFEYSANDTYTVHVSPMSAFVDNHHEWFRFSGRVLGLALVHGYLLEAWFTRALYRALLRLPPALEDVDALDAQFAASLRWLQTARCVSSLELTFAVSERLADGRVLERELKAGGRDVPVTERNKKEYLERVVRWRVERGVAEQTEWLVRGFHEVVDPRLVAAFDARELELVIAGAPELDVADWRNNTEYRGGYHDAHPVIVWFWQAIDRFTNEQRLRLVQFVTGTSSIPYEGFAALRGSTGPRRFCIERWGRVESLPRAHTCFNRLDLPPYPSPGLLHEKLLLAVEETNTFGIE